The genomic window GATTTTTGGAGTGATGATAGCTGATAGGAAGCTTATATGATCAATAGTATACTGAGAAGAGAGCTCAGGTCAGAGCACTGGGACATATCTAAACATAGGAAGCAGAATATGAATGATAACTCTGCAGAGGAAATTGGGTCCAAAAGACCTGGTCCAACAGACAAGAAAGAAATCACAATAGGGCAGTGTCATGAAAACCAGAGGCAAAAAGTATCTAGGATGAAGGGATGGGTAGCAGTCAAATACtgcagagataaaaaaaagccaATGGGTTTAGCAATAAAGAGCTCAGCAATTGCCAACTACTATTTGGGCATCTTCAGCTAGATGTCACATAAGCATTTCAAATTCAAAACATCTAAGacagaattcattatttatcCACCTAAATGCACCCCTCCTCATCCTAATTTCTGTGGAAGATATCACTATTGTTCCAAGCATTCAGGTTTACCACCCAACAATCAGCTTCATTTCTTTAGTCTCATTCACCCCATCCATATCCAATTAGCTGCCAAGCCTTGTTATTCTCACCTTAACATCTTTCTAATCTCTAATTCCTTCTCTCTTAGTTGCCAAAATGATGTTCCAAAAGTTTGATCAGATCAGATATCCACTGCTACAAAAGCTTGAATGTTTTCACACTGCCTAAAAACTAAATACAGATTCCTACTTAGACCTTTACAATGTGGCCCTAGACTTTCCTGGCTGATTACAAAACATATTACTTTCTCTCACATATGTTCTAATAAAACAAGTCTGCTTATGACTCCCTCTATACAATATTCTATCCTTAACCTCCAATGTCTTTGGACAGATTGTCCACCTATTCCTGGAGTTCTTTTTCCCATTCCCATTTCTTGGAACTCCCAAttcccttcaagactcagttcaagtgCCTCATCCCTAgagaattttcctaatttttccagttGTTAGTACCCATTCCTGCCCTTACCTTTCACTTGAAAAGTAAATATCCTTATCTGTGAATAGGCTGTGTTCCCCTAGGATAATGTAAAAGTTCAGAGACTCTTACTATTACATTTATCTATTCAACACCCAGTGCAATGTCTGGCActtaatacttgttgactgatggATTGGACTGGGAGACGGATTGGTCGCAGTCAGGGATAGGAATAATATATGGCAATACAAATATCTGGTACCAGTAACACGAGAAAAAATGATCAATCAACAATTTAAGTTCCTACTATAGGCCAAGAACAAAgtgcaaaggcaaaaatgaaacagtccttgttTTCAACCAATCAGCAACTTTCCACTGACCTTAACCAACATTTTACAATtatatcattaatattttatgattaaCCGCCACTCAAGTCCTACTCTAAGGCCTCATTTCATGTTAGCAGGACACACCCTCTATTAGATCCTTccaaaatagaaaagttttgagTAGCAGTCTAGACTATATGCCTGAGATCTAAGGACAAGCTCACTAATTTTGAAcctaggggtttgtttttttttaaggtttttgcaaggcaaatggggttaagtggcttgcccaaggccacacagctaggtaattattaagtgtctgagaccggatttgaaccaggtgctcctgactccaaggcaggtgctttatccactacgacacctagccaccccaaagctCACTAATTTTAGAGTAGTTTGGCTACCAAATTGAGAATTCCCTTTGGCTATAAGCAGTTATGAGAAAACATCTACTAAGTTGTGGAGGTGTGACAATTTGAGGAGGGAGTACCCATCACAATGAAATCTCAATTTTGAAGTTATGTTATGACCAAACTCTGTCACACTTCAACATTTCAGTCTATTCTAGTACTTGAGGTCTTACTGATGTGGGGATTTCTTCCGGTGCTTCGGCTTACAATTCTATCCCATAgaaattctgttttctaattcTCTGCTATGCTTACCCAAATCCTTTACAGCTAAATCAGCTGTAAAGGCAAATCGCCTAACTTGTCAGAGACTTTTTTCTAAATAGATTGTAAGCTTTTTGAAGGcgaggactatttcatttttgtttttgtactgTGTGTACACAGGTCCTGGCACATGGTATTTGCTCAATAAATGTTCTGTTGATCATTTTTTCAGATGTTTATGCCATAGAGAACCAAAAGAATGGAGAATTTGGAGCTGAGTCCACTAGAGTATGAAGAAACTTGGAAATGttgatggggagggaggaagaagacaCTGACCCCACTGTAGATGTGGTGCAGAACATCCCGAATGGGTCCTACACCCAGGTCGGTGTTCATTACAACCTTGACCCCAGTGGGTGTCTCATAGTAATGGAGTTTGTAGCGACTTGTCTGGAAAGCCAGGAATCCATCTTTCCTGCAGAATGGATGTTAAGGAACATATCTGTGCTAGACCTATAATTTTATTGCTAAAGGTACATCTCATATAGGAAACTTCTTTCATTGATGCAAATCTGAAACTAGTCTATAACTTATTATCTTAGAGAATTACCTGGGTACTAGAGATTTCATTAAGTTCACATGTCTGAGGCAGGGCTTGAAACCAAATCTTCTTTCAAAAAATACCTACTTTTGCAAAAACTTTGAAGAAAAGGATGGAAATATCTTACTTTCTCTCCATCCTTGTATCATGCTATACTCATTCAATGTTCTAATGAAGGGCTTTGGAATCctgtaccctttccttgccagcTCTaacccttttttttcattttcttccttagtcTCTTCCACTAAGTATGATCTCCAATCCGGATTACACTGTCTCAAAACTATGGTAAGTCAGTTTCTCCTCCAGGATTCTTTTCTCTGTAGGTCCAAGAAGCCTAAACCCCATTTCCCACCCTAGTTAGGATACATATCCACAGGTGACATCTTGCTGACAAAAGATCGAATGGAGAAGAGCATTCCATACATCAGCTTGTACTCCTGAGAGCAGCGGGGAATAACAACAAACAGTTCACATTTATGCAGTGCCAGTCAAGTGCTTTCTTCACCTGGGAGGAAGAACTGTATTATGTCCAAATTATGGAGAAGGGAAATGAAGCCTGGAGAGATCAAATTATCTCctacaaggaaactgaggcagggtagGGTTGGCCGAGGTCAGAATAGTGCGTAGAACCCAGGATTCTTTCCCCCGGGTTCACGGCccagagtgggaagggaagggaagtgtgGGGGGCCGGGGCGAGGTTTCGGGAGAGGGCAGCACCCCCCCCGGGTCCTGCGTGTCACCTCCTCTTTGGGGATCCCCGCCTGCTTCTTCCGGTGCCACTCGCTGTAGTGCAGGCAAACCCCATCTCGGTCAAACAAGTAGAGGTTGTGGATGGTCATCTGCGGGGCGGGGCGGGGTCCCCGAGTCAGGCCGGGAAGCACTCACTTCCCGGTCCTGCCTCAAGGCTCTTCCTCCCGACCCGGCATCTCCCCACTCCCCCGGCCGCCCTGCCACCGCCTCCCGGAGCTTCTTCCAGGGCCCCGGACTCACCGGCAATGCAGCCCGGGTGTGCGCGTGCGTGCTGGAGAATCCCCGCGGGGAGGGAGGCCCTCTGTCACCCGCCACTTCCGCTTCCTGCGGCGCCCCGTGCCGCGCGACGCCACCCCTCCCTCCGGAGTGGCCCCGCCTCCCCGAGCGTCCGTCCGCCCCTCAGCCAATCCCCCGCGGCGCCGGAGGGCGTACGCGGCCTCCCCGAGCTCCTCCAACCCCACTCAAGTCCACGCCCCTCGGCCCGCCCCTTTCCCGGGCTCCTTGAGCGGCCCCAGTTCAAACGGGCGATTTGGGCCTCGCGTGCCGCCGGAGCCCTGGCGGGCCGGATGGAGGCGCCGGCGGAGCGGGCAGGTGGCACCCAACTgttggaaggggaagggaggtgggggaggCCCGCGCAGGGAGCGACCCCACACACGTCTTTCCCATGGCCCCCTGCTTGGGGGTGCAGGGCACAAGCGGAGGAGAACGAAGCCGGGGGTGGCCAGGGCCCCAGGATTAGGGGCGGATGGGAGGCAAAGGGCAGCCGGGGAAGGACCCCTCCCCCGGCGAAGGCTGAGGAGATGGATGGCCGAGAAGCCAGAAAGGGCGGGATGGAATGTTTATGAACCTCGCTTCTTCCTGGGGAGGACACGGGGTCCCTGAGGGCTGGTCCCTCCAGGAGGTTGATCAGGCAGGGCTCTGAAGGAAGCCCAACCACATCTGGGACCCTCTTGTTGTTCCCACCTTTGGtttacctccctccctctctaGGGATGCTCAGAACCCAAAGCTTCAGAGTGGCTTATCTCCCTGCCACCAACCACTCCCCCCGGGCAGAAGGAGCCGCAGCCAacatcttcttccctctttttttttcctcttcctcttcctcttcctcttcctcctccccgcCCCCAACCCTAAAACAGGTAAGCTTCCTTTACTTTGCCTTTACTTCCAAAAGCTGGAGAATAGAAGtttcttgcttcatttttgtggcctctgaaatcaggagaacctggcAGGTTTGATCTTGGTGACTTGGAGCAATGAAGTATTCTTGGATTAGAGCCCTGATCCAGAGGGAGTCATCCGAGTTCATGTACTCAGGCCTCATGGAAACAGCGGTGATTTAAGCCTCTGGAGATGTCACAGCAGATTGACCTCCTGGGTATGAACCCAGT from Macrotis lagotis isolate mMagLag1 chromosome 2, bilby.v1.9.chrom.fasta, whole genome shotgun sequence includes these protein-coding regions:
- the TRAPPC1 gene encoding trafficking protein particle complex subunit 1, with the translated sequence MTIHNLYLFDRDGVCLHYSEWHRKKQAGIPKEEEYKLMYGMLFSIRSFVSKMSPVDMKDGFLAFQTSRYKLHYYETPTGVKVVMNTDLGVGPIRDVLHHIYSGLYVELVVKNPLCPLGQTVQSELFRSRLDAYVRSLPFFSARAG